The following nucleotide sequence is from Natronorubrum aibiense.
TACCCAGCATCGAGCCCGGCGACGTTCAGATTCGGACGAGTGAGAAGGCGTTCGACGTACCCCTCGTCGGGGTCCATCTCGAGCGCCGAGAGACCGAGGTCCGTTTCGATTTCCGACTCGTCGACCGCAATCGACGCCAGCACGTCACGGTCGGCATCGGACAGCGGCCGAACGTCGTCGTAGAACCCATCCAGCGTAATCTGCCCGTCGTCCCGGAGCGAGGCGATTACATCGACGATCGCGGTCGCAGGGTTTGGGACCGGTCCGCCGAAGTTGCCTGAGTGGAGGTCTCGGTTCGCGCCGCTCGCGTCGATATCGACGAACAACAGGCCGCGGGAGCCGAGCAACACGTGCGGTCGTCCTGACGAATCGATCGGACCATCGGCGACGATCGCCACGTCGGCCTCAAGGTCGGCCTGCTGATTGCGGACGAGGTGCTCGAGGTGTTCGCTCCCGCTTTCTTCTTCGCCTTCGATCAACAGGACGACGTCGACTGGCAATCCGGTCGTTTCGCGCAGCGCCTCAACGGCACAGAGATGGGCGAACCACTGGCCTTTGTTGTCGCCCGCACCGCGAGCGTACAGCCGCGCCTGCCCGTCCGGTCCCGCTCGGATCGTCGGCTCGAACGGCGGCGACGCCCACGCAGATGGCGAGGCGGGTTGGACGTCGTAGTGGCCGTACAATAGCACCGTCGGCACGTCGCCATTGTCGCTTCTCTCGGCGGCCCTGTCGTCGGCTGACGCATGGGCGATCACCGCCGGCTGGCCCGGTGTCTCGACGAGCTCCGCGTCATCGAAGCCGTACTCGAGACACAGCTGACGGACCAGTTGGGCACAGTCGTCGATCCCCTCGCCTGTCGCACTGATCGACGGCTGGGCAAGCAGGGTCTGTAGATCCTCGAGTGCACACTCTTCGCGTTCTGCGAGCACGTCTACGGGTGTTTTCGTCATCGAACGACCTCCGCGGTTCGTGGTACTGATTCACGCGACATTAGCTGGCGTTTCTCTCCCGTGGTAGAAAGGGTTGTGGTCGCATGCAGCTGGCACACGTGGCGAAATCTGCGCCGTTCGCTGGCAGCGTTACTGTTCGTAGGCTGGAATGCCGGTCAGATCATGGCCCAGCACGAGCGTGTGGATGTCGTGGGTCCCCTCGTACGTGTAGACCGTCTCGAGGTTGGCCATGTGGCGCATCGGCGAGTAGTCGGTCGTGATGCCGTTGCCGCCGAGCATCTCGCGGGCGACGCGGGACTGATCACGGGCCATGCGGACGTTGTTTCGCTTGGCCATCGAGATGT
It contains:
- a CDS encoding M20/M25/M40 family metallo-hydrolase, encoding MTKTPVDVLAEREECALEDLQTLLAQPSISATGEGIDDCAQLVRQLCLEYGFDDAELVETPGQPAVIAHASADDRAAERSDNGDVPTVLLYGHYDVQPASPSAWASPPFEPTIRAGPDGQARLYARGAGDNKGQWFAHLCAVEALRETTGLPVDVVLLIEGEEESGSEHLEHLVRNQQADLEADVAIVADGPIDSSGRPHVLLGSRGLLFVDIDASGANRDLHSGNFGGPVPNPATAIVDVIASLRDDGQITLDGFYDDVRPLSDADRDVLASIAVDESEIETDLGLSALEMDPDEGYVERLLTRPNLNVAGLDAGYQGAGMKTVLPSRASAKIDFRLVADQDPSTVFDALQAHARERVPAGIDIELTRVASMAPQRTSADSPVVEPAMRAVRSGWETEPILKPSLGGSVPTYVFADALDVPCLVIPYANEDENNHAPDENIALSCFRAGCRTTAALLTELATIDA